One window of Silurus meridionalis isolate SWU-2019-XX chromosome 9, ASM1480568v1, whole genome shotgun sequence genomic DNA carries:
- the LOC124391675 gene encoding FERM domain-containing protein 5-like → MLSRVLSGSVRSLDREINCTVRLLDDTEYTCTVQRDAKGRWLFEQICHHLSLLEKDYFGIRYVDPEKQRHWLELNKPITKQMRSQPPFIMCLRVKFYPPDPAALKEEITRYLVFLQIKRDLYHGRLLCKSSDAALLAAHILQAETGDYTPEKHPEGYSSKFQFFPKHSERLERRIAEVHKTELIGQTPETSELNFLRKAQTLEMYGVDPHPCKDVSGNAAFLGFTPSGFVVLQGNRRVHFLKWNEVTKMKFEGKTFHIYANQQEDHNIILTYFAPTPEACKHLWKCGVENQAFYQFEKSSQVRTVSSSNLFFKGSRFRYSGKVAKEVMEQSAKIRREPPEIHRAGMVPSRSCPSIAHGPRQSSVPRTCRRAVHMSIMEGLESLRDSGHSTPLRSIGHGDLLRSHSSCGEGKNGASEFSEELYKPTDSVLPTPVSSNCSLDQALCQHINSPPSVQEEKKTEAGIPKSGRLVVAKFTGRVYHLGKIQTPTGSMEVKQVSKVIGSLARLFLVTLTLLLALLLLLIALTESELDVAFLRDIRQTAEFQQFHNEYFCPLRRWLAYKLRWMGG, encoded by the exons ATGTTAAGTCGAGTGTTGAGCGGCAGTGTTCGGAGTCTGGATAGAGAAATCAACTGCACCGTCCGGCTGCTGGACGACACGGAATACACCTGCACGGTACAG AGGGACGCAAAGGGTCGATGGCTTTTTGAGCAGATTTGCCATCATTTGAGCCTGTTAGAGAAAGACTACTTTGGCATCAGATATGTCGACCCAGAGAAACAGAGG CATTGGCTAGAGTTAAACAAGCCGATTACCAAACAAATGAGAT CACAACCACCATTCATTATGTGTTTACGGGTGAAGTTCTATCCCCCTGATCCTGCTGCTCTCAAAGAGGAGATTACCAG ATATTTGGTCTTTTTGCAGATTAAGAGAGATTTGTACCATGGCCGACTGCTATGCAAGAGTTCTGATGCTGCCCTACTGGCTGCTCATATACTACAAG ctgaaactggagactatACTCCAGAGAAGCACCCAGAAGGCTACAGCTCCAAATTCCAGTTTTTCCCCAAGCACTCTGAACGCCTTGAACGTCGCATTGCTGAAGTTCACAAAACCGAGCTAAT AGGACAGACCCCTGAGACCTCTGAGTTGAATTTTTTAAGGAAGGCCCAGACTTTGGAGATGTATGGGGTTGATCCACACCCTTGTAAG GATGTATCAGGAAATGCTGCGTTTTTGGGTTTCACTCCATCTGGCTTTGTGGTGCTACAGGGGAATCGGCGAGTTCACTTCCTCAAATG GAATGAGGTCACCAAAATGAAGTTTGAAGGAAAGACCTTCCACATTTATGCAAACCAACAGGAA GATCACAATATCATCCTGACCTACTTTGCACCAACGCCTGAAGCCTGTAAGCACCTGTGGAAGTGTGGAGTGGAGAATCAAGCTTTCTACCA GTTTGAGAAATCCAGTCAAGTACGGACAGTGTCAAGCAGTAATCTCTTCTTTAAAGGGAGTCGTTTCAGATACAG CGGAAAGGTGGCTAAAGAAGTGATGGAGCAAAGTGCCAAAATCAGACGAGAGCCACCAGAAATCCATCG GGCTGGGATGGTGCCTAGTAGGAGTTGTCCTTCTATTGCTCATGGCCCTCGACAGAGTAGCGTTCCTCGAACATGCAGAAGAGCAGTCCATATGTCTATAATGGAGG GTCTGGAGTCTTTACGTGACAGTGGCCACTCCACCCCACTGCGGTCCATTGGTCATGGTGATTTACTGAGGTCTCATAGCAGTTGTGGTGAGGGTAAAAATGGGGCATCAGagttttcagaggaattgtatAAGCCCACTGACAGTGTCTTACCCACACCTGTCTCCAGCAACTGTTCCCTGGATCAAGCCTTGTGTCAGCACATCAACAGCCCTCCCAGTGtccaagaggaaaaaaaaactgaggcaGGCATTCCAAAAAGTGGGAGGTTGGTGGTTGCTAAGTTTACAGGAAGAGTGTATCACCTGGGAAAGATCCAGACACCTACTGGAAGCATGGAGGTAAAGCAAGTAAGTAAGGTGATTGGAAGCTTGGCACGGCTCTTCTTGGTCACCCTCACTTTGCTCCTGGCTCTCCTCCTGCTTCTCATTGCTCTGACAGAGTCTGAACTCGATGTGGCCTTTCTGAGGGACATTCGACAAACAGCTGAGTTTCAACAATTCCACAATGAATATTTTTGCCCGCTGAGACGCTGGCTAGCCTACAAGCTGCGCTGGATGGGAGGCTAG